The following DNA comes from Gopherus flavomarginatus isolate rGopFla2 chromosome 5, rGopFla2.mat.asm, whole genome shotgun sequence.
CCCCCGTCAAATATGTCACAGCTATAAGCAAAACGTGATTGATGCTGGAGTCCGAGTGGGTGAGTGAAAGCAGCGGGGAGATGTCACAGAAGAACAAGTCAATGACATTGGAGCCGCAGAAGGTTAATGTTAACATGCCTGTTGTCTGTGCTATTGAATTTACACACCCAGCTAGGAAAGACCCAGCCATCAGCAGGACACAAAGTCTAGGGCACATGACAACTCTATAGAGCAGCGGGTTACAGATGGCCACATATCGGTCATATGCCATTGCAGCCAGGAGGAAACACTCTGTTACAATCAGCATACAGAAAACACAGATCTGAGCTGCACAGCCAGTGTAAGAAATGGCTTTCCTCTCTGCTAGCAAATCCACCAGCATTTTGGGGGCGACGACTGTGGCATAACAGAGATCTACAAATGCCAAATTACCAAGGAAAtaatacatgggggtgtgaagtcTGGGGTCGATCCTGACTAACATAATCATTCCAAGGTTCCCCAGTAAAGTAATAATATAGATCACTAGGAAAACCATGAAGAGAAGGACCTGAATGTACGGATGATCTGTGAATCCTTTGAGAATGAATTCAGTAACCTCGGTACAGTTTTCTCCAACCATGTCTATAGTGCACAGTCTCTGTTTGTACCTTACAGATGGAAGCCATACAATAGCTGCAGCAAATTTATTACAACCAGCTTGCCAGATCTCTCTCCAGTGTGATGCTGATGCAGACTTTCAGGGTCTTCACACAGAATACTGACCTCATGATATTCTTGCTGGCAGGTGGGAGTCATGGTTCCGGTCCAGATACAGAGAGGCAGAACAGTCTAGTCCTAAAAGAGAAGTGTACACAAAGATcatttatacaaaaaaaaaatcaatgatcaGTTGTCATTGCAATAGGAAAATAATATGATGAATTCCTGGTGAAAGAATTATTCTatgcttttttctttctctggagTATGCCCCGAACAGATATGCCATGCAAACTCTGTCATCCTTCAAATGTCTTCTCAAGACGTACCTCATCTCTTTTTCTCTAACAGTGACCTTTTTGTAAATCGATTAAAATATTCCATATAAAAAGCTTCTTCGATATTCAGTTAAATTTATTTCGGTCATTGTGCTATGTCATTTaggcacagatttttaaagatattttggcATCTAatgctcattgaaatcaataccttaaaaaaaaactcaGCTTTCATCTTTAGGTTCCTCAAGGCTTACAGGTGAATAAggattattaaaatatattttaatgaacAGGATCAAAGAACATCATGTTAGCTAGATGAGTGACTGCAATCACTGATGACTTGTATACACTTCTTCGGACAATTTTTTGCCTTTTGATTTTGTGCAACACGTGATAAGCACAATTTCCCTCTTGGAGTTTGCCTACTTCAAGGTTTCCTCAGTGAAGATTTAGATTTTGACAAATCTGATTACTTTTTTTGATGGCCTATCAATATTAGGTCCGAAGCCTGTAATCATATCCTcataggttttagtcaggaggaaaggatggaagaggatagaGAATGGGCCAGATCAAACAAAAAACTAACATTCACATAAAAGAGTCTGActcatcagaaaagggcagacagatTAAAAACTTGTCATTGTTTAAGTGCTTGCACACActttagaagtctaaataataagatgggtgaactacagtgcctcatgttaaaggaggatattggtataataggcatcacagaaacctggtggagtaaggacaatcaatgggacacaatcaatCTGGGCTACAAAATATATTGGGAGGACAGAAAAGGTCGTACGGGGGGCAGATGGTGGTTGGGAGTGACACTATTTGTGAAacaaaatgtagaatcaaatgaagtaaaaaacttaaatgaatccacatgttccatagaatctctatgggtagtaattccatgctctaataagaatataacagtagggatctattatcgacctcctgaccaggacagtgatagtgactatggaatgctaagggagattagagaggctatcaaaataaagaacgcAATattagtgggggatttcaattatccccatactgactgggaacacgtcacctcaggacgaaatgcagggACAAAATTTCTCaactgcttcctggagcagctggtacaggaacccacaaggagagaggcaattctcaatttagtcctgagtggagcgcaggatctggtccaagagctaACTATGACcgtaatataacaacatttaacattcctgtggtgggaagaacacatcagcagcccaacactggcatttaatttcaggaagcagaactatgcaaaaatgagggggttagtcaaacagaaattaaaaggtacagtgactagagtgaaatccctgcaagctgcatggacacttctcaaagacaccataatagaggctcaacttaaatgtataccccaaattaaaaaacacagtaaaagaagttttgcttggcttaacagtgaaatccttgctgatcttcaaaggaaaaaagaagcttacaagaagtggaagattggaccaATGACcagggagtataaaaatatttctcaggcatgcaggagtgaaatcaggaaggccaaatcacacttggagttgcagctagcaagagatgttaagaacaacaagaaggatttcttcaggtatgttagcaacaagaagaaagtaaaGGAAAGCGTGGGCCCCTTACTCAATGAAGGAGGCAACCTTGTGACAGGATGTGGAAAAGCTAAAGCACTCAATCCCTTTTTggctctgtcttcatgaacaaaatcagctcccaaacttctgcactgggcagcacagtatggggaggaagtgaccaACCCTccgtggagaaagaagtggtttgggactatttagaaaaactggatgagcacaagtccatggtgccggatgcactgcatccaagggtgctaaaggagttgacgGATGtcattgcagagccattggccattatctttgaaaactcatggcgaacaggggaggtcctggatgactggaaagagGCTAATGTAGCTCCCATCTTTAAaatagggaaggaggaggatctggggaactacaggccagtcagcctcacctcagtccctggaaaaatcatggagcaggtcctcaaggaatcaattctgagccacttagaggagaggaaagtgatcaggaacagtcagcatggattcactaagggcaagtcatgcctgaccaacctgattgccttctatgatgagataactggctctgtggatgaggggaaagcagtggatatgttattccttgactttagcaaagcttttgatacagtctcccatggtattcttgccagcaagttaaagaactatgggctggatgaatggactataaggtggataaaaagctggctagttcatcgggctcaacaggtagtgatcaatggctccgtgtctagttggcagctggtttcaagcagaatgccccaagggtcggtcctggggatggttttgttcaatatcttcattaatgatctggagtatgttgtggactgcaccctcagcaagtttacagatgacactaaactggaaggagtggtagatacgctggagggtagggataggatacagagatacctagacaaattagaggattggaccaaaagaaatctgatgaggttcaacaaggaaaagtgcagagtcctgcacttaggatggaagaatctcattcattgttacagactagggaccgaatggctagaaagcagttctgcagaaaaggatgtacaggttatagtggatgagaagctggatatgagtcaatagtgtgcccttgttgccaagaaggctaatggcattttgggctgtataagtaggtgCATTACCAGCAGaacaagggacgtgatcattcccctctatttgacattggtgaggcctcatctggagtactgtgtccagttttgggccccacactaccagaaggatgtggaaaaattggaaagagtccaacagagggcaacaaaaatgattagggggctggagcacatgacttatgtggggaggctgagggaactgggactgtttagtccgcagaagaggaggagaaagcggggggatttgatagctgctttcaactatctgaaagggggttccaaggaggatggatctagactgttctcagtggtaccggatgacagaacaaggagtaatggtctcaagttgcagtgggggaggtttaggttggatattaggaaaaactttttcactaggagggcgtgaagcactggaatgggttacctagggtggtggtggaatctccttccttagaggtttttaaggtcaggcttgacaaagctctggctgggatgatttagttgggaaatggtcctgctttgagcagggtgttggactagatgacctcctgaagtcacttccaaccctgatattctattattctatataaaaaagagccaccatggcttagcaaccatgtaaaagaagcagtgagagataaaaaaggcatcttttaaaaagcagaagtcaaatcctagtgaggtaaatagaaaggggCATAAACACTGCCtatttaagtgtaaaaatgtaataaggaaagccaaaaaggaatttgaagaacagctagccaaaaactcaaagggtaataatttttttttttaagtacatcagaagcaggaagcctgctaaacaaccaatggggaCCCAGACGATCGAAtaaaaaaggagcacttaaatatgataaagtcattgcagagaaactaaatggattcttagcttaagtcttcacagctgaggatgttagggagattcccaaacctgagccatcatttgtaggtgacaaatctgaggaattgtcagaGATTCAAGTGTCATtaaggagattttggaattaattgataaacttaacagtaacaagtcactgggaccagatggcattcacccaagtgttctgaaagaactcaaatgtgaaattgcggaactactatctatggtttgtaacctgtccgtTAAATCAGATTTTGTACCCAGTGACTAGAAGATAGCTAATgaaacgccaatatttaaaaagggctccagaggtgatcgcAGCAATTACAGatcggtaagtctaatgtcagtactgggcaaattagttgaaccaatagtaaagaataaaattgtcagacacatagaagaacataaattgttgggcaaaagtcaacatggtttctgtaatgggaaatcatgtcttgctaatctattagaattctttgaaggagtcaacaaacatgtggacaagggagatccagaggatatagtgtacttagatttccagaaagccttggacaaggtccctcactgaaggctgttatgtaaattaagttgtcatgggataagagggaagatcctttcatggattgagaactagttaaaagacagggaacaaagggtaggaataatggtaaattttcagaatggagaggggtaactagtggtgttccccaagggtcagtcctaggaccaatcctatctaactaattcataaatgatctggagaaaggggttagAAGTGAGGTgtccaagtttgcagatgacgctaaacTGCTCAAGTtacttaagaccaaagcagattgtgaagaatttcaaaaagatctcacaaaacaaagtgattgggcaacaaaatggcaagtgaaatttaatgtggataaatgtaaagtaatgcacattggaaaaaataaccccatgtAGCACAgcacagactcacccctgcagtgccttctGCTAGTcgtccttgggaattagctcttcaaccCAGGatcaccctctgcaggccgatgATCCACCTCTCCTCTGGCCCCTtgtcccctccagagcctggttCCCCTATCCCagggttctgcctcctgcagtaccccacagtctggatctcccctccctggggaatccccactccctatccctcagtcatggctactgccagtctctgtttagcccccAGACGTtgggggcagactgcagtgtatcagccaatcatcacaggcaacaaggtgtttggactggctgcctttacccaccctccgtctgcccctctgcaagcccaatacctaggaggcctagaactaggccctgcagcctggggagttactggcctagggcttcccagctcctaaggcctttccccagccctgcctccctctagATACCCTGGGTgaactccccagcagccaggtctGTCTTCCTCtcaagtcagagagagactgctccggctcctgcctcccctggcctttttatacaggccagctgtcacttgattagggtgtggcccagcttccccaatcagccaagcttttagagctgcagcttgcGAGCCCTCTCAGGccgctttttaaacccctcagggcaagAATGGGTAACCAACCTGCTACACTCCACctctacatacaatatgatggggtctaatttagctacaatgagtcaggaaaaagatcttggagtcatcgtggatagttctctgaagatgtccacgcattgtgcagaggcagtcaaaaaagcaagcaggactgagaatatattattgcccttgtataaatcaatggtacgcccacatctcgaatactgcgtacagatgtggtctcctcatctcaaaaaagatatactggcactagaaaaggttcagaaaagggcaactaaaatttcccataccaagcacccgttgggttggccatttaaaaggaggggcttcGGTTTTCAGtttaacgtgcagcacaaacccaactaacccccccccacacccagttctctgggatgatcacttcacccctcccacaccacatggctaacagtggggatgatttctgttcagccacaggcacacagcccagcaggaatggccatctctgaaTGTCCTCTTAagaaaattcccctatttcaaccaggtgaccatgaatcagcggcggctccaggcaccagtgcttcAAGCGTgttcctggggcagcaagccgtggcAGGGGGGGTCCCTgcctttggcggcacgcctgcagaaggtccaccagtcctgcagatttggcagcaatttggcagtgcttacgctgaagccacgggaccggtggacctcccgctgaaggctgcctgactgccatgcttggggtggtaaAAAATCTAGAGCCTCCTCtgccatgaatgatatcactctcctgaggataacacagagagataaagaatggatattGCTTGACTGCATTCCATTTGttgtactggctgtgaatgcatcccaaggcttcagggcaaattaatgaTTAAACACAGTTGGGTTTAAAccaggaagggatagctcagtggtatgAGCATTGGcatgcttaaacccagggttgtgagttcaatccttgaaggggccatttaaggCTGTGGGGCAAAAATccgtctggggattgatcctgcattgagcagggggttggactagatgacctcctgaggtcacttctaaccctggtattctatgattcatgttttatatttacaaaggtacactcaccagaggtgccttctctgccttcaaggtCCTGGAGCCCAGGTTGGAAGGGTATtgtctccagggtgataaacagttcctggccgTTGGGGCAAATGGTTTCTCTACTTGCCTGCTGTGAgctatcatcttcctcatccccaaaatcctcattgctgttgcatgagactccccccATGCAGGAGTCCATGAACAGGGGTGGTGGcatcccctagaattgcatgtagctcatcatagaagcagaaTCTGGAGGGctgacccggagtggccattttcctctttatttatttggtaggcttgcctgagctctttAAGTTTCAagcggcactgctgcaggtccctgttatagcctctgtctttCATGCccgtggagattttttcaaatattttggcatttcatcttttggaatggagttctgatagcacggattcatctccccatacagtgatcagatccagtatctttcgttcggtccatgctggagctcttttcctattctgggactccatggtcacctctgctgatgagctctacacagtacctgtgctgatcagctcgccacgctggccaaacaggaaatgaaattcaaaagtttgtgcagcttttcctgtctacttgaccagtgcatctgagttgagagttcTGTCCAgaacagtcacaatggagcactctgggatagctcctggagtcCAATATcctcaaattgcatccacactctCCCAAATTCtacccagcaaggttgatttcagcgctactctcctcatcagggaggagtaccaAAATCTATTCTAAGAGCCCTTAAAGTccacaaaaatggcttcatcgtgtggacgggtgcagggttaaatcaatctaacgctgctaaattcgacctaaactcatagtgtagaccagagctgaGTCCAGGTAACTGGATGTTTAGAGGGTATCTGCCCAGACCCaaagacattttcttttattttgttttgttttggttttgtggtaTGGCCAGTGAACCAAAATATCAAGTTATTCTTACAGCTCTATTCAGTTCAGCTAGACTTAGAgactctgtttaaaaacaaaaaccaaaaaccatcAGCAGTGAGTTGTTAGTGGAGGAAATCAATCTGTGATGAGTGATTATGCTGATGAGTCTTTATTTCCAGccattacattattattattattattattaattaactaattaataataatataaatacaATGCACATAGGGGACCCAATCATTGTCCAGGGCCCCATGATGCTAGGCACGGTACACACAAAGAATTAAAAGATATTCTGTGTCCCAAAGAGGTCACAAAGTAAGTATAAGACAGAGACGTTGTGTGGATACCAACCAAGGGGGACCACAAGGAAACAATAACATAGCACTGGTTAGcagataggcagtggtctcagcatctAACCATTGCCTAACTATTGCTAAATTTTCTGCAGGCATCACAAAATGAGTGTTAAGGAAGCATTTGAAAGAGGTTAATGAGAtagttttgtggatgtttatgtGGAGCTCTTCCCATGTGTGAGGGACAGCATGCGAGAAAGTAGAcatggggtggatcacttgatgattacctgattttctcattctctctgaagcacctgacattggccactgtcagaagacaggatacagctCTGGATGGATCATTGTTCTGAgccagttcttatgttcttatgtgattGTGATGAAATGTGACATAACTGTCAGAGTGAATACAGGAGCCAACATCTTGATAGTGTATAGataggatagaat
Coding sequences within:
- the LOC127051708 gene encoding olfactory receptor 1052-like; the protein is MTEINLTDEVTEFILKGFTDHPYIQVLLFMVFLVIYIITLLGNLGMIMLVRIDPRLHTPMYYFLGNLAFVDLCYATVVAPKMLVDLLAERKAISYTGCAAQICVFCMLIVTECFLLAAMAYDRYVAICNPLLYRVVMCPRLCVLLMAGSFLAGCVNSIAQTTGMLTLTFCGSNVIDLFFCDISPLLSLTHSDSSINHVLLIAVTYLTGVFSSLIVLISYVFILNAILRIRSAEGRLRAFSTCTSHLTAITIFYGSGLFIYLQPSTKYSRQQDKVVSVFYTLVTPMLNPLIYSLRNKEVKDALRRAIERKTFSLGLNS